The Silvibacterium dinghuense DNA window CACCGCCGGATGGAAGACAATCCGTCGCGCCAGCAGGCCGGCAATCTGCTTGAAGGCCACGGTGTAGCCCTCATCCGCGCGCACCACGGCCATGTTCTGCTCGTTCTTCTCCGCGGATTCCGGGTTCATCGCGTTCAGATACAGACCCTTTTGATAACGAACGTCTTCCAGCACTCCGGTCACCGGCGAGCGATTCACGTGCACATTAAACACGTTCAGGAAGATGCTCATCTTCAGCGACTCGCCTTCCGGCGTAGTCACGCGCAGTACCGAGGTTACCTTGCCGTCCGCCGGTGAAACCACCAGTCCCGGTTCCTGCGGAATCGTCCGCTCCGGATCGCGGAAGAACCAGAGAAAGAAAAAGGCAAGCAGCACCGGAACTACCGGCAACAGCAGACTGTGCGTCAGCACATAAAGCAGCACGGCCACCGCAAACAGCGCGATTCCGTAAAAATATCCGTCACGAACCATGGGTTGTCA harbors:
- a CDS encoding phosphatidylserine decarboxylase family protein, yielding MVRDGYFYGIALFAVAVLLYVLTHSLLLPVVPVLLAFFFLWFFRDPERTIPQEPGLVVSPADGKVTSVLRVTTPEGESLKMSIFLNVFNVHVNRSPVTGVLEDVRYQKGLYLNAMNPESAEKNEQNMAVVRADEGYTVAFKQIAGLLARRIVFHPAVGARLKRGERVGLIKFGSRVDVILPGNAEILVKVGDHVSGGSTVLARMPQRNPKAEQDEQLVESLA